The Pseudomonas iranensis genome includes a window with the following:
- a CDS encoding ABC transporter ATP-binding protein, whose protein sequence is MAEIRLQHLAHSYSKTPSGAEDYAIREMDHVWEQGGAYALLGPSGCGKSTLLNIISGLLSPSQGHVLFDGKAVNDLTPEKRNIAQVFQFPVVYDTMTVFDNLAFPLRNQGMAEAKVHSKVQEIAEVLDLQNLLSKKARNLTADEKQKVSMGRGLVRDDVSAILFDEPLTVIDPHLKWKLRRKLKQIHEQFNITMVYVTHDQLEASTFADKIAVMYGGQIVQFGTPRELFERPSHTFVGYFIGSPGMNLIEVQPQPGGVGFASTHLPLSDALQRHIEHGQWKNLKVGIRPEFIHVWDEPFDDAMQAKVVHVEDLGTYKIMTLNLDGAPLKVRLAEDKPVPEGTAYISFPAQWLMVYADEFLLEVSDEEAQP, encoded by the coding sequence ATGGCCGAAATCCGTTTGCAACACCTCGCCCACAGCTACAGCAAAACCCCGAGCGGCGCCGAGGATTATGCGATCCGCGAGATGGATCACGTCTGGGAGCAGGGCGGCGCCTACGCCTTGCTCGGCCCGTCCGGTTGCGGCAAGTCGACCTTGCTCAACATCATTTCCGGCCTGCTCAGCCCGTCCCAGGGCCACGTGTTGTTTGACGGCAAAGCGGTCAACGACCTGACCCCGGAGAAGCGCAACATCGCCCAGGTTTTCCAGTTTCCGGTGGTCTACGACACCATGACCGTGTTCGACAACCTCGCCTTCCCGCTGCGAAACCAGGGCATGGCCGAGGCGAAAGTGCACAGCAAGGTGCAGGAAATTGCCGAAGTGCTCGACCTGCAGAATCTGCTGAGCAAAAAAGCGCGCAATCTCACCGCCGACGAAAAGCAGAAAGTCTCCATGGGCCGTGGGCTGGTGCGCGACGACGTCTCGGCGATCCTCTTCGATGAGCCGCTGACGGTGATCGACCCGCACTTGAAGTGGAAACTGCGGCGCAAGCTCAAGCAGATCCATGAGCAGTTCAACATCACCATGGTCTACGTTACCCACGATCAGCTCGAAGCCTCGACCTTCGCCGACAAGATTGCGGTGATGTACGGCGGCCAGATCGTCCAGTTCGGCACGCCACGGGAATTGTTCGAGCGGCCGAGCCACACCTTTGTCGGCTATTTCATCGGCAGCCCGGGGATGAATCTGATCGAGGTGCAGCCGCAGCCCGGTGGTGTCGGTTTCGCCTCGACGCACCTGCCGCTGTCCGACGCCTTGCAGCGCCATATCGAGCACGGCCAGTGGAAAAATCTCAAGGTCGGCATCCGCCCCGAATTCATTCATGTGTGGGACGAGCCGTTTGACGACGCGATGCAGGCAAAAGTCGTACACGTCGAAGACCTCGGCACCTACAAGATCATGACCCTCAACCTCGACGGCGCGCCGTTGAAAGTGCGCCTGGCAGAAGACAAGCCGGTACCCGAGGGCACTGCGTACATCAGTTTCCCGGCGCAATGGCTGATGGTCTATGCCGATGAATTTCTCCTGGAAGTCAGCGACGAGGAGGCGCAGCCATGA
- a CDS encoding carbohydrate ABC transporter permease, whose protein sequence is MNKVQNNKAWWLVLPVFLLVAFSAVIPMMTVVNYSVQDIFDQSSRYFVGADWYKQVLLDPRLHDSLLRQFIYSACVLLIEIPLGIAVALTMPTKGRWSSVVLIILAIPLLIPWNVVGTIWQIFGRADIGLLGSSLNAMGISYNYAANTMDAWVTVLVMDVWHWTSLVALLCFSGLRAIPDVYYQAARIDRASAWAVFRHIQLPKLKSVLLIAVMLRFMDSFMIYTEPFVLTGGGPGNATTFLSQTLTQMAVGQFDLGPAAAFSLVYFLIILLVSWLFYTAMTHSDANR, encoded by the coding sequence ATGAACAAAGTGCAGAACAACAAGGCTTGGTGGCTGGTGTTGCCGGTGTTCCTGCTGGTGGCGTTCAGTGCGGTGATCCCGATGATGACCGTTGTCAACTATTCGGTGCAGGACATCTTCGACCAGTCCAGCCGCTACTTCGTTGGCGCGGACTGGTACAAGCAAGTGCTGCTCGATCCGCGTTTGCACGACTCGCTGCTGCGCCAGTTCATCTATTCGGCGTGCGTGCTGCTGATTGAAATCCCGCTGGGCATCGCCGTCGCGCTGACCATGCCGACCAAGGGTCGCTGGTCCTCGGTGGTGCTGATCATTCTGGCGATTCCGTTGCTGATTCCGTGGAACGTGGTCGGCACCATCTGGCAGATCTTCGGCCGCGCCGACATCGGCCTGCTCGGTTCCAGCCTCAACGCGATGGGCATCAGCTACAACTACGCGGCCAACACCATGGACGCCTGGGTGACGGTGCTGGTGATGGACGTCTGGCACTGGACTTCGCTGGTCGCGCTGCTGTGTTTCTCCGGCCTGCGGGCGATTCCCGACGTCTATTACCAGGCCGCGCGCATTGATCGCGCCTCGGCCTGGGCGGTGTTCCGCCACATTCAATTGCCCAAGTTGAAAAGCGTGTTGCTGATCGCGGTGATGCTGCGCTTCATGGACAGTTTCATGATCTACACCGAGCCGTTCGTGCTCACCGGCGGCGGGCCGGGCAATGCCACGACCTTCTTGAGTCAGACGTTGACGCAGATGGCTGTAGGGCAATTCGACCTCGGTCCGGCGGCGGCGTTTTCGCTGGTGTACTTCCTGATCATCCTGTTGGTGTCGTGGCTGTTCTATACCGCCATGACGCACTCCGACGCCAACCGCTGA
- a CDS encoding ABC transporter ATP-binding protein: MSLTLEHVSRTVEGQIWIDDACLKFEPGSFNVLLGRTLSGKTSLMRLMAGLDKPDSGRVLMNGVDVTQRPVRLRNVSMVYQQFINYPTMTVFENIASPLRQAGISKEIIHSKVQETARMLRIEKFLQRYPLELSGGQQQRTAMARALVKDAELILFDEPLVNLDYKLREELRQEMRELFKARHTIAIYATTEPNEALALGGTTTILHEGRVIQSGPSTEVYHQPQSVLAAELFSEPPINLMPGRIAGNEVSFANFVHFPLNVDLRPVGEGEFRFGVRPSHISLVPSNDDDLELAVTVEVAEISGSETFLHVRNEHFLLVLHLPGVHEYDVDAPIRIYIPTHKLFVFDAQGRLVQAPGRRVARVA; the protein is encoded by the coding sequence ATGTCACTCACCCTGGAGCACGTCAGCCGTACCGTCGAGGGCCAGATCTGGATCGACGATGCGTGCCTGAAATTCGAACCCGGATCCTTCAACGTTCTGCTCGGGCGCACGCTGTCCGGAAAGACCAGCCTCATGCGTCTGATGGCCGGCCTCGACAAGCCCGACAGCGGCCGCGTGCTGATGAACGGCGTCGACGTCACCCAGCGCCCGGTGCGGCTGCGCAACGTGTCGATGGTCTATCAGCAGTTCATCAATTACCCGACCATGACGGTGTTCGAGAACATCGCCTCGCCACTGCGTCAGGCCGGCATCTCGAAAGAGATCATCCACAGCAAGGTGCAGGAAACCGCACGCATGCTGCGCATCGAGAAGTTCTTGCAGCGCTATCCGCTGGAGCTCTCCGGTGGGCAGCAACAGCGCACGGCCATGGCCCGCGCGCTGGTCAAGGATGCTGAACTGATCCTCTTCGACGAGCCGCTGGTCAACCTCGACTACAAGCTGCGCGAAGAGCTGCGTCAGGAAATGCGCGAGCTGTTCAAGGCCCGCCACACCATCGCCATCTACGCCACCACCGAGCCCAACGAAGCGCTGGCCCTCGGCGGCACCACCACCATCCTGCACGAAGGCCGGGTGATCCAGAGCGGGCCGTCGACCGAGGTCTATCACCAGCCGCAGTCGGTGCTCGCCGCTGAATTGTTCTCCGAACCGCCGATCAACCTCATGCCGGGACGCATTGCCGGCAACGAAGTCAGCTTCGCCAACTTCGTACACTTTCCGTTGAACGTCGATCTGCGCCCGGTGGGCGAGGGTGAGTTCCGCTTCGGCGTGCGCCCCAGCCATATCTCGCTGGTGCCGAGCAACGATGACGATCTCGAATTGGCCGTGACCGTCGAGGTGGCCGAGATCAGCGGTTCGGAAACCTTCCTGCATGTGCGCAACGAGCATTTCCTGCTGGTGCTGCACTTGCCGGGTGTTCACGAATACGACGTCGATGCGCCGATCCGCATCTATATCCCGACCCACAAACTGTTCGTTTTCGATGCGCAAGGCCGTCTGGTGCAAGCACCGGGCCGGCGTGTCGCGAGGGTTGCCTGA
- a CDS encoding carbohydrate ABC transporter permease gives MSKKKLIPLLVYILFLLVPIYWLLNMSFKSNTEILGGLTLFPQDFTLANYKVIFTDPSWYTGYLNSLYYVSLNTVISLSVALPAAYAFSRYRFLGDKHLFFWLLTNRMAPPAVFLLPFFQLYSSIGLFDTHIAVALAHCLFNVPLAVWILEGFMSGVPKEIDETAYIDGYSFPKFFVKIFIPLIGSGIGVTAFFCFMFSWVELLLARTLTSVNAKPIAAVMTRTVSASGIDWGVLAAAGVLTILPGMLVIWFVRNHVAKGFALGRV, from the coding sequence ATGAGCAAGAAAAAGCTTATTCCATTGCTGGTGTACATCCTGTTCCTGCTGGTGCCGATCTACTGGCTGCTGAACATGTCGTTCAAGAGCAACACCGAAATCCTCGGCGGCCTGACGCTTTTCCCACAGGATTTCACGCTGGCGAACTACAAGGTGATCTTCACTGATCCGAGCTGGTACACCGGCTACTTGAACTCGCTGTATTACGTCAGCCTCAACACGGTGATTTCCCTGAGCGTGGCGTTACCGGCGGCTTACGCGTTTTCACGCTATCGTTTCCTCGGCGACAAGCATCTGTTCTTCTGGCTGCTGACCAATCGCATGGCGCCGCCGGCGGTGTTCTTGCTGCCGTTCTTCCAGTTGTATTCGTCGATCGGCCTTTTCGACACGCATATCGCCGTGGCTTTGGCGCACTGCCTGTTCAACGTGCCGCTGGCGGTGTGGATTCTCGAAGGTTTCATGTCCGGCGTGCCCAAGGAGATCGACGAAACGGCCTACATCGACGGCTACAGTTTCCCCAAGTTTTTCGTGAAGATTTTCATCCCGTTGATCGGTTCCGGTATCGGCGTCACGGCGTTTTTCTGCTTCATGTTTTCCTGGGTCGAGCTGCTGCTGGCGCGCACGCTGACCTCGGTCAACGCCAAGCCGATTGCGGCGGTGATGACGCGCACGGTGTCGGCGTCGGGGATCGATTGGGGCGTGCTGGCAGCGGCGGGGGTGTTGACCAT